The sequence below is a genomic window from Pseudomonadota bacterium.
TCCTGCTTCACGGCTTCCAGTCTGTCAGGTTTTATGATCGCTATAATAAGTTTCATGATATTCCTCCTATTCTAAAATCGTATATGCATTTTCGTGGTGCTGTGTAAGGTCAAGACCCATAACCTCGTCTTTTTCTTTGACACGCACCTTAATGGTCACATCGATTATTTTATAGATGATATAGCTTACGGCAAAACTATAGGCCAGCGTTACCCCTGTTGCGATGAGCTGTATGAGAAACTGTTTCGGGTTCCCGAAAAAGAGTCCGTCTGCGCCTGCCGGGTTGACTGCTTTTGAAGCAAAGAGACCTGTCGCCAGCGCACCCCACACCCCACCTATGCAGTGGACACCAAAGACATCAAGCGCATCATCATAGCCAAACTTTGGTTTGATAAAGGTTACTGCGCTATAGCAGAATATACTCACAAAGATACCGATTATAATCGCCGAAAGGGCGCTTACGAATCCTGCTGCAGGGGTAATAGCCACAAGGCCTGCCACTGCGCCTGTTGCAGTTCCGAGCATGGTGGGCTTTTCATGGAATATCCAGTCAATAAGCGCCCAACTTAATCCCGCGGCTGCTGCTGCGGTATTCGTTACAACAAAGGCGTTTACCGCTAATTCGTTAGCGCCAAGGGAGCTCCCTGCGTTAAAGCCAAACCATCCGAACCAGAGGAGTGCGGTACCGAGAATCGTAAAGGGCAGATTGTGCGGCAATATCGCCTTGTGCCCGCCCCCCTTTCTTTTACCGATAAAAATGGCAACCATAAGGGCTGCAATGCCGGCGTTGATATGCACTACCGTTCCGCCTGCAAAATCAAGAGCGCCAAGGTCTTTGAGCCATCCGCCCACACCCCATACCCAGTGGCAGACCGGATCGTAGACAAAGGTTGACCAGAGGATCATAAAGAGTATGAAGGCAGAGAATTTCATCCTTTCTGCAAAGGCGCCAATAATCAAGGCCGGGGTAATGATTGCAAACATCATCTGAAATACCATAAAAAGCTGGTGCGGGATTGTGGCAGCATAATCTTTATACGGCTCAAAACCCACCCCCTTTAATCCAATCCAGTCGAAACCACCCCAGAAACCTTTTCCTGGCGCAAAAGAAAGACTGTAACCGAAAAGCACCCATTGTATACTGATGACACATAGTATGGTAAAGCACTGCATCAGGATGCCCAGCACGTTCTTTCTTCCCACCATGCCCCCATAAAAGAAGGCAAGTCCGGGTGTCATCAGGAGGACAAGGGCGCTGGATATTAAAACCCAGGCCGTATCGCCTGTATCCGCTTTGGGCGGAGTTTGTGCTGGTGCTGCAGTTTGTGTTTCTGCTGCCGGGGTGGCCTGTACGGTCTTCGGCTCTTCTGCAAACACCGTAACCGCCATTGCAACAAACAACATAACCATCACAAGAGCTAAAATCCTTTTCATAATGCACCTCCATTAAAATAAAAAAGCGTCTTTTCTCCATCGCCGGATAAAAGACGCCTGTGTCTCCGAGGGCTAAAATAAAAAGGCGTTCTCATATTAAAAGAACGCCTTTGTTTAGACACACATCAATGTGTTATACACACATTAAAGTAAAATATATTTACTTTTGGTAACCACTAAGGATATGCGCTCAGTGATTCCGGCGATTACTGGGGGGCCAGGATTCGCAATTTGACGAACAGGTAGTACCATTTTTTCGTCATTTCACGAACTGACAGCAGTCCTCAAAGACCTACCCCCTTCAATATCAGAGTATTTTCTTTAATTATTGTTTTGGCATTGAAAATGCATGTACTGTTCCTCAGGAAGTTAAATAAAACAGGAGGAGTAAAGATATGAAGAAAGTTTTAATGATTGCTTTAACAGTATTGATTGGCGTCGCATTCGTGACAACTGTGTTCGCACAGGCACCGGCAGCAAAACCAGCAGCCACTGACAAACCGGCAGCAGTAGCTCCGGAAAAAGCGGCAGCCCCTGACAAACCAGTAAAGGCAGACAAACCTGCAAAAGTAAAGAAAGTAAAGAAAGAGAAGAAAGAAGTAAAACCAGCAGCCGACAAGCCTGCGCCAGCTCCCGAAAAACCAGCAGCAGCACCTGCTCCTGCACCAGCACCAGCACCAGCAAAGAAGTAACATAATACATCAAATGAGGGGGGCCGGTTATCCTGCCCCCCTCATTTTTTTTCTGCACTATCCCCATAGAATGATTTTTAACGGCAGCGTTTTTCATTGAAATCAAACGCGTTTTGTGCGAAAAAACAATATGGTTAAATCAAAAGATGCAGCAAAGACAAAAGAACAACTTCTGAAAGAATTGGCAGAAATGCGCCGGTTGGTTAAACAAATACAAAAATCTGAAAACCGGTATAAACATTTTGAAGAAGCGTTAAATAAAAGCGAGGACAAGTACCGGAAACTTGTTGAGCTGGCAAATAGTATTATTCTGCAAATAGATACCAACGGGAACATTACTTTTTTCAATGAATACGCGCAAAAATTCTTCGGTTATACCAGAAATGAAATTATCGGTAAAAATGTGATCGGGACAATAGTCCCCAGGGCTGAATCATCCGGTCGCGATCTTACAAACCTTATCGAGACCATACGTCAGAATCCGGAACAACATGTTGTGCATGAAAATGAAAACACGCTGAAAGACGGGAGCAGGGTCTGGGTGCTCTGGGCAAACAGCATTGTACTTGATGAAAGCGGTCATGTAACGGAAATTCTTTGCATTGGCAGTGACATAACAGCTCGAAAAGAGGCAGAAAAAGTCATGCAGACTGCACGGGATGAGCTTGAAGCAAAGGTTCACGAAAGGACGTTCGAACTGAAAAAAACCTACGAAGATCTCCTCTACGAAACGGCTGAGCGTAAGGTTTATGAGGAGGCGTTACGGGAAAGCGAAACAAAATACCGGAGCATTGTTGAGGGTACCATTGAGGGCATATTCCAGACCACAGCAGAAGGAAAGTGTACGATGGCAAACACCTCTTTGGCCCGCCTGCTGGGCTATGCATCTCCCGAAAAATTTGTTTCCGCAGCTTCAAACATGGAAGAACAGATGTATGTAAATCCCGATCGGTGCATAGAGTTCAAGAACCTTCTTCAATCCAATGGATATGCGAAGGGGTTTGAGACAGAATTTTATAAAAAAGACAGAAGCAAGATATGGGTTTCCATGAATGTCCAAGCTGTTTACGATGAGCGGGGCAATTTCATTTTTTATGAGGGAACAGTTATAGATATTACATTGCGGCACGTTTTGAACGGAACCACAAGCGCCTTGTCTATGGCTGTAGAAATAAGGGACCCCTATACCGCAGGTCATCAGGCGAGGGTAACGCAACTTGCTACAGCAATAGCAAAAGAAATGAATTTTAGTGATGATCATATTGAAGCCATCCAAACAGCAGGCATGCTCCACGATATCGGAAAGATATACGTACCGGCGGAATTCCTCAGCCGACCCGGAAGTATAAGCACACACGAGCTAAGCGTCCTGCGAGATCACTCAAACGCAGGATACGAAATACTGAAGAATATAGAATATGAATACCCTATCGCCGAAATCGTATATGAGCATCATGAAAGGATGAATGGCTCAGGGTATCCCCGTGGCCTCTCAGGAGATCAGATACTTATGGAGGCGAGGATTATAGCAGTTGCCGATGTAGTTGAGTCTATGGCATCCCACAGGCCCTACAGGCCTTCCCTTGGCACCATAAAAGCGCTGAATGAAATTAAGGAAAACAGGGGCACACTCTATGATGCGGCTGTAGTTGATATCTGTCTGGGACTGTTTAACGAGAAAGGGTTTTGCTTTGAATTATAGTGTTTTTAGTTTTATATCCTCAGAACCTTTGCCCCCCTG
It includes:
- a CDS encoding ammonium transporter gives rise to the protein MKRILALVMVMLFVAMAVTVFAEEPKTVQATPAAETQTAAPAQTPPKADTGDTAWVLISSALVLLMTPGLAFFYGGMVGRKNVLGILMQCFTILCVISIQWVLFGYSLSFAPGKGFWGGFDWIGLKGVGFEPYKDYAATIPHQLFMVFQMMFAIITPALIIGAFAERMKFSAFILFMILWSTFVYDPVCHWVWGVGGWLKDLGALDFAGGTVVHINAGIAALMVAIFIGKRKGGGHKAILPHNLPFTILGTALLWFGWFGFNAGSSLGANELAVNAFVVTNTAAAAAGLSWALIDWIFHEKPTMLGTATGAVAGLVAITPAAGFVSALSAIIIGIFVSIFCYSAVTFIKPKFGYDDALDVFGVHCIGGVWGALATGLFASKAVNPAGADGLFFGNPKQFLIQLIATGVTLAYSFAVSYIIYKIIDVTIKVRVKEKDEVMGLDLTQHHENAYTILE
- a CDS encoding PAS domain S-box protein produces the protein MVKSKDAAKTKEQLLKELAEMRRLVKQIQKSENRYKHFEEALNKSEDKYRKLVELANSIILQIDTNGNITFFNEYAQKFFGYTRNEIIGKNVIGTIVPRAESSGRDLTNLIETIRQNPEQHVVHENENTLKDGSRVWVLWANSIVLDESGHVTEILCIGSDITARKEAEKVMQTARDELEAKVHERTFELKKTYEDLLYETAERKVYEEALRESETKYRSIVEGTIEGIFQTTAEGKCTMANTSLARLLGYASPEKFVSAASNMEEQMYVNPDRCIEFKNLLQSNGYAKGFETEFYKKDRSKIWVSMNVQAVYDERGNFIFYEGTVIDITLRHVLNGTTSALSMAVEIRDPYTAGHQARVTQLATAIAKEMNFSDDHIEAIQTAGMLHDIGKIYVPAEFLSRPGSISTHELSVLRDHSNAGYEILKNIEYEYPIAEIVYEHHERMNGSGYPRGLSGDQILMEARIIAVADVVESMASHRPYRPSLGTIKALNEIKENRGTLYDAAVVDICLGLFNEKGFCFEL